The Agromyces sp. LHK192 genome includes a window with the following:
- a CDS encoding ROK family transcriptional regulator has product MTDRAGTFDGVHRRNLSKILGLVHLDGPLSRARLTAATGLNRSTVASLAAELVDLGLVEERAPDPTNRVGRPSPVVAPHSGVVAIAVNPEVDAVTIAAVALDGTIPARERVEMDDLVTPEQAARLTAEAVARWRAPGGLLADARPIAVGLAVPGLVRASDGLVRFAPHLDWRDAPIRALVEDATGLPAAVGNDASLGAMAEHLFGAGRGVDDLVYLNGGASGIGGGVIVGGALIGGAGGYAGEFGQNRPGIDAPGDRLVPGGVLEDEVSRARLLEVVGLRHADEPALAAAIEAATAGAEASDAPESDASAPVADEIARQRRILGTALANAVNVLNPSVVILGGFLATLAAQDPAALRDAVVAQAMPAAVEDVDLRVAALGEDRLLIGAAEAAFAALLADPMGVEGAA; this is encoded by the coding sequence ATGACCGACCGCGCCGGAACGTTCGACGGCGTGCACCGCCGAAACCTTTCGAAGATCCTCGGCCTGGTGCACCTCGACGGGCCGCTCTCGCGAGCCCGTCTGACCGCCGCGACCGGGCTCAACCGGTCGACCGTCGCCTCGCTCGCCGCCGAGCTCGTCGACCTCGGACTCGTCGAGGAGCGTGCGCCCGACCCCACCAACCGCGTCGGTCGGCCGTCGCCGGTCGTCGCCCCGCACTCGGGCGTGGTCGCCATCGCCGTAAACCCCGAGGTCGACGCGGTCACCATCGCCGCGGTCGCGCTCGACGGCACGATTCCCGCGCGCGAGCGCGTCGAGATGGACGACCTCGTCACGCCCGAGCAGGCCGCGCGCCTGACCGCCGAGGCCGTCGCGCGATGGCGTGCACCGGGTGGGCTGCTCGCGGACGCCCGACCGATCGCCGTCGGCCTCGCGGTGCCGGGTCTCGTGCGCGCCTCCGACGGCCTCGTGCGGTTCGCCCCGCACCTCGACTGGCGGGACGCCCCGATCCGCGCGCTCGTGGAGGACGCGACCGGCCTGCCCGCGGCCGTCGGCAACGATGCGAGCCTCGGCGCGATGGCCGAGCACCTCTTCGGCGCCGGCCGCGGCGTCGACGACCTCGTCTACCTCAACGGCGGCGCCAGCGGCATCGGCGGGGGAGTGATCGTCGGGGGTGCGCTCATCGGCGGGGCCGGCGGCTACGCGGGCGAGTTCGGCCAGAACCGTCCCGGCATCGACGCGCCGGGCGACCGCCTGGTGCCTGGCGGCGTGCTCGAGGACGAGGTGAGCCGCGCCCGACTGCTCGAGGTGGTCGGCCTCCGGCACGCCGACGAGCCCGCGCTCGCCGCGGCGATCGAGGCGGCGACCGCGGGCGCCGAGGCATCCGATGCCCCGGAATCGGACGCCTCCGCACCCGTCGCCGACGAGATCGCGCGGCAGCGCCGGATCCTCGGCACGGCCCTCGCCAACGCGGTGAACGTGCTGAACCCGTCGGTCGTGATCCTGGGCGGGTTCCTCGCCACGCTCGCGGCGCAGGATCCGGCCGCCCTGCGCGACGCGGTGGTCGCCCAGGCGATGCCCGCGGCGGTCGAGGACGTCGACCTGCGGGTGGCGGCGCTCGGCGAGGATCGCCTGCTGATCGGCGCCGCCGAGGCCGCGTTCGCGGCCCTGCTCGCCGACCCGATGGGCGTCGAGGGCGCGGCCTGA
- a CDS encoding multidrug effflux MFS transporter, with product MSATSSIPIIRPDDTRSTPVVHAHPGDALSRRQRLVYVLVLGALTALGPFTVDLYLPAFPVLQDELGVSATAVQLTLTGTMLGFGFGQLIVGPWSDKVGRRLPLILSTILHIAASVGAALAPDITWLFVFRLLQGFGAAAGGVVAMAMVRDLFGGKPLVRMLSRLALVNGLAPVLAPVIGSQLLAVMDWRGVFWVLGAYGAVVVVAVALFIVETLPETRRHVAGHSTMRARYGALFRDRVYLGAAIVGGMTFTGLFAYLSTSSFLFQEVYAFSAQEYGLLFAVNSIGVIIGVQTSSRLMRGPVPPQWILAATTIVHVVMALAIIGLDLSGAGFWGTAIPLWFFILACGFSFPAVQVLALANHGAEAGTAASLLGAMNFGLAGVISPLIGLLGVGSAVPMAFVMVLAASVAIIALWALIRPKTVPPLAD from the coding sequence ATGTCTGCAACGAGCTCCATCCCCATCATCCGCCCCGACGACACCCGGTCGACCCCGGTCGTCCACGCGCACCCCGGCGACGCGCTGTCGCGCCGCCAGCGCCTCGTTTACGTGCTCGTGCTCGGTGCCCTCACCGCGCTCGGACCGTTCACGGTCGACCTCTACCTGCCCGCCTTCCCGGTGCTCCAGGACGAACTCGGCGTCTCGGCGACGGCCGTCCAGCTCACCCTCACCGGCACCATGCTGGGCTTCGGGTTCGGCCAGCTCATCGTCGGACCGTGGAGCGACAAGGTCGGTCGCCGCCTGCCCCTGATCCTCTCGACGATCCTGCACATCGCGGCATCCGTCGGTGCGGCGCTCGCGCCCGACATCACGTGGCTCTTCGTGTTCCGACTGCTCCAGGGCTTCGGCGCCGCGGCCGGCGGCGTCGTCGCGATGGCGATGGTGCGCGACCTCTTCGGCGGCAAGCCCCTCGTGCGGATGCTCTCGCGGCTCGCGCTCGTCAACGGCCTCGCCCCCGTGCTCGCACCGGTCATCGGCTCGCAGCTGCTCGCCGTCATGGACTGGCGCGGCGTGTTCTGGGTGCTCGGCGCGTACGGCGCGGTGGTCGTGGTGGCGGTCGCGCTGTTCATCGTCGAGACGCTGCCCGAGACGCGACGCCACGTGGCCGGCCACTCGACGATGCGGGCGCGCTACGGGGCGCTCTTCCGCGACCGCGTGTACCTCGGTGCGGCGATCGTCGGCGGCATGACCTTCACGGGGCTCTTCGCCTACCTGTCGACGTCGTCGTTCCTCTTCCAGGAGGTCTACGCGTTCAGCGCGCAGGAGTACGGCCTGCTCTTCGCCGTGAACTCGATCGGCGTGATCATCGGCGTGCAGACCAGCTCCCGGCTCATGCGCGGGCCCGTGCCGCCGCAGTGGATCCTCGCGGCGACCACGATCGTGCACGTGGTCATGGCCCTCGCCATCATCGGGCTCGACCTCTCGGGCGCGGGATTCTGGGGCACCGCGATCCCGCTGTGGTTCTTCATCCTCGCGTGCGGCTTCTCGTTCCCGGCCGTGCAGGTGCTCGCCCTCGCGAACCACGGCGCCGAGGCCGGCACCGCGGCGTCGCTGCTCGGCGCCATGAACTTCGGCCTCGCGGGCGTCATCTCGCCGCTCATCGGCCTGCTCGGCGTGGGCAGCGCCGTGCCGATGGCCTTCGTCATGGTGCTCGCGGCATCCGTCGCGATCATCGCGCTGTGGGCGCTCATCCGACCGAAGACGGTGCCGCCGCTCGCGGACTGA
- a CDS encoding phosphatase PAP2 family protein: MGSDERDAADASDGVPAASPDAPPTDAPGPGPALEPRLERRAHAFSRRVPLVAGLVAVGLAALLGLVVTIRNGILVDLDEEWAEEILTIHGPFGDFLALTMNWLGGGVVGVFIIPVLVAVLLLVSRRPWGALYFIVASAASALVVQLLKELFGRARPEDMMVTSDYGSFPSGHVANAATIAVALGVIVPRVAVWIAGACYTVLMAISRTYLGAHWITDTIGGALVGAGVALVVWTVLAKPLERERLAWGERRADAARARAEAHVTPPAKPRGGGDGSTTL; the protein is encoded by the coding sequence ATGGGAAGCGACGAGCGCGACGCAGCGGATGCCTCGGACGGGGTGCCCGCCGCGAGCCCCGATGCCCCGCCGACGGATGCCCCGGGCCCCGGGCCGGCGCTCGAACCGCGCCTCGAACGCCGCGCGCACGCGTTCAGCCGGCGGGTGCCGCTCGTCGCGGGTCTCGTCGCCGTCGGGCTTGCGGCGCTGCTGGGGCTGGTGGTCACGATCCGCAACGGCATCCTCGTCGACCTCGACGAGGAGTGGGCGGAGGAGATCCTCACGATCCACGGCCCGTTCGGCGACTTCCTGGCCCTCACCATGAACTGGCTGGGCGGCGGCGTGGTGGGCGTCTTCATCATCCCGGTGCTCGTCGCCGTGCTGCTGCTGGTGAGCCGCCGGCCGTGGGGTGCGCTCTACTTCATCGTCGCCTCGGCCGCGAGCGCGCTCGTCGTGCAGCTGCTCAAGGAGCTGTTCGGGCGCGCTCGGCCCGAGGACATGATGGTCACCAGCGACTACGGGTCCTTCCCGTCGGGCCACGTCGCGAACGCGGCTACCATCGCCGTCGCCCTCGGCGTGATCGTGCCGCGAGTCGCCGTGTGGATCGCGGGTGCGTGCTACACCGTGCTCATGGCGATCAGCCGCACCTACCTCGGGGCGCACTGGATCACGGACACGATCGGCGGCGCGCTCGTCGGGGCGGGGGTCGCCCTGGTGGTGTGGACCGTGCTCGCGAAGCCGCTCGAGCGCGAGCGGCTCGCGTGGGGCGAACGGCGAGCGGATGCCGCCAGGGCGCGAGCCGAGGCGCACGTCACGCCGCCCGCGAAGCCGAGGGGTGGCGGCGACGGCTCTACAACGTTGTAG
- a CDS encoding LacI family DNA-binding transcriptional regulator yields the protein MAATLHDVARLAGVSIKTVSNVINDYPHVRPATRERVEEAIAQTGYRPNRAARLLRSGRSGLISLIMPDLRNVYFAELANDVMTAAATHGLSVLIEQIRGEEGPEAELEVVDAAMRRGVDGVLYSVLAMRDEDVAELRKAPVPMVLLGERIFGGPTDHVTMQNVEAARAATEHLISRGATRIAALGAHTGEVVGSAGLRLRGYREALEAAGIPYDERLVPPGGTWFRSDGARLMQELIDDGVEFDAVFGFNDAVAFGAMRVLQESGRRVPEDVLVMGFDDLDETRYTKPALSTIDPGRQRIAETAVDFLVERINAGDDGPVAREVEVPFRVVERESTARR from the coding sequence ATGGCTGCGACGCTGCACGATGTCGCACGGCTTGCGGGGGTCTCGATCAAGACCGTCTCGAACGTCATCAACGACTACCCGCACGTGCGACCCGCCACGCGAGAACGCGTCGAGGAGGCGATCGCCCAGACCGGCTATCGACCGAACCGGGCGGCGCGCCTGCTGCGCTCCGGCAGATCCGGGCTGATCAGCCTGATCATGCCCGACCTGCGCAACGTGTACTTCGCCGAGCTCGCGAACGACGTCATGACGGCCGCGGCCACGCACGGCCTGTCGGTGCTCATCGAGCAGATCCGCGGCGAGGAGGGGCCCGAGGCCGAACTCGAGGTCGTCGACGCGGCGATGCGCCGCGGGGTCGACGGCGTGCTCTACAGCGTGCTGGCCATGCGCGACGAAGACGTCGCCGAGCTCCGCAAGGCGCCCGTGCCGATGGTGCTGCTCGGCGAGCGCATCTTCGGCGGACCCACCGACCACGTGACGATGCAGAACGTCGAGGCCGCCCGCGCGGCGACCGAGCACCTGATCTCCCGCGGCGCGACGCGGATCGCCGCGCTCGGCGCGCACACCGGCGAGGTCGTCGGCTCGGCGGGCCTCCGCCTGCGCGGCTATCGCGAGGCGCTCGAGGCGGCGGGCATCCCGTACGACGAGCGTCTCGTGCCGCCCGGCGGCACGTGGTTCCGCTCCGACGGCGCGCGGCTCATGCAGGAGCTGATCGACGACGGAGTGGAGTTCGACGCCGTGTTCGGGTTCAACGACGCCGTCGCGTTCGGCGCGATGCGCGTGCTGCAGGAGTCGGGACGGCGGGTCCCCGAGGACGTGCTCGTCATGGGCTTCGACGACCTCGACGAGACCAGGTACACCAAGCCCGCGTTGTCGACCATCGACCCGGGTCGCCAACGCATCGCCGAGACCGCGGTGGACTTCCTCGTCGAGCGCATCAACGCCGGTGACGACGGGCCGGTCGCCCGCGAGGTCGAGGTGCCGTTCCGGGTCGTCGAGCGGGAGTCGACCGCGCGGCGCTGA
- a CDS encoding ABC transporter substrate-binding protein — protein sequence MKSKLLAIAGVAAVSAAALTGCAPGDGGDSAKSECTNTIVNPDATQVSVWAWYPAFEGVVDLFNETHDDVQVCWTNAGQGNDEYTKFSTAIEAGSGAPDVIMLESEVLSSFSIRDALVDLSEYGAADVEGDYTAGAWKDVSSGDAVYGIPVDGGPMGMLYRKDILDQYGIAAPTTWDEFAAAAQALKDAGAPGVLADFPTNGRAYNQALFAQAGSTPWTYDSANPTEIGIEVNDQGSKDVLAYWDDLVQNGLVATDDAFTADYNTKLVDGSYAIYVAAAWGPGYLAGLSDADADAQWVAAPVPQWDPANPVQINWGGSTFAVTSQAKDKEAAAVVAKEIFGTEEAWKIGIEEAALFPLWKPILESDYFRDLEYPFFGGQQINKDVFLEAAAGYEGFTFSPFQNYAYDQLTEQLFAMVQGEKSSDQALDDLQASLEKYAGEQGFTLQ from the coding sequence ATGAAGAGCAAGCTCCTGGCGATCGCCGGGGTGGCCGCCGTCTCGGCCGCCGCCCTGACCGGTTGCGCCCCCGGCGACGGCGGTGACTCGGCGAAGAGCGAGTGCACCAACACGATCGTGAACCCCGACGCGACCCAGGTCAGCGTCTGGGCCTGGTACCCCGCCTTCGAGGGCGTGGTCGACCTGTTCAACGAGACCCACGACGACGTCCAGGTCTGCTGGACCAACGCCGGTCAGGGCAACGACGAGTACACGAAGTTCTCCACCGCGATCGAGGCCGGCTCGGGTGCGCCCGACGTCATCATGCTCGAGTCCGAGGTGCTCTCGAGCTTCTCGATCCGCGACGCGCTCGTCGACCTGAGCGAGTACGGCGCCGCCGACGTCGAGGGTGACTACACCGCGGGCGCGTGGAAGGACGTCTCCTCGGGCGACGCGGTCTACGGCATCCCGGTCGACGGCGGCCCCATGGGCATGCTGTACCGCAAGGACATCCTCGACCAGTACGGCATCGCGGCGCCCACCACGTGGGACGAGTTCGCGGCCGCCGCGCAGGCGCTGAAGGATGCCGGTGCGCCCGGCGTGCTCGCCGACTTCCCGACGAACGGCCGCGCGTACAACCAGGCCCTCTTCGCGCAGGCCGGCTCGACGCCGTGGACCTACGACAGCGCGAACCCGACCGAGATCGGCATCGAGGTCAACGACCAGGGCTCGAAGGACGTGCTCGCGTACTGGGACGACCTGGTGCAGAACGGCCTCGTCGCGACCGACGACGCGTTCACGGCCGACTACAACACGAAGCTCGTCGACGGCTCCTACGCGATCTACGTCGCAGCCGCCTGGGGCCCCGGCTACCTCGCCGGCCTCAGCGACGCCGACGCCGACGCGCAGTGGGTGGCCGCGCCCGTCCCGCAATGGGACCCGGCGAACCCCGTCCAGATCAACTGGGGCGGCTCGACCTTCGCGGTGACCAGCCAGGCGAAGGACAAGGAGGCGGCCGCGGTCGTCGCCAAGGAGATCTTCGGCACCGAGGAGGCGTGGAAGATCGGCATCGAGGAGGCCGCGCTGTTCCCGCTGTGGAAGCCGATCCTCGAGTCCGACTACTTCCGCGACCTCGAGTACCCGTTCTTCGGCGGCCAGCAGATCAACAAGGACGTGTTCCTCGAGGCCGCGGCCGGCTACGAGGGCTTCACGTTCAGCCCCTTCCAGAACTACGCGTACGACCAGCTCACCGAGCAGCTGTTCGCGATGGTGCAGGGCGAGAAGAGCTCCGACCAGGCGCTCGACGACCTGCAGGCGTCGCTCGAGAAGTACGCCGGCGAGCAGGGCTTCACCCTGCAGTAG
- a CDS encoding carbohydrate ABC transporter permease — MTIQTTAAPPPTATRSGRDARKPRGSRLERRRQRWGWLFVSPFLVVFAAFLVFPLFYAFGMSLFTSTLATGTKFTGIDNYLKAFTDPLFLEGLLRVGAYALVMIPAQLLVALVAALVLDSLTTWVSKLSRLLIFAPYAIPVVIGALMWSFLYSPRFGPATTLFDLVGLDAPSFLAPDTIFGSLVNIVTWQWSGYYMVVIYAALRSIDPSIYEAARIDGANGFQTATRIKVPMISSSMVMVITFALIGTLQFFTEPVVLRNIAQGAIDAAYTPNMYAYSLAFSYSQFNYASTIAFALGILVFAGSYLFLFLTRKQSGLK; from the coding sequence ATGACCATCCAGACCACCGCCGCGCCGCCGCCTACGGCGACGCGCAGCGGGCGCGACGCCCGCAAGCCTCGCGGGTCGAGGCTCGAACGCCGACGGCAGCGCTGGGGCTGGCTGTTCGTGAGCCCGTTCCTCGTCGTCTTCGCGGCGTTCCTCGTCTTCCCGTTGTTCTACGCGTTCGGGATGAGCCTGTTCACCTCGACGCTCGCGACGGGCACGAAGTTCACGGGCATCGACAACTACCTCAAGGCGTTCACCGACCCGTTGTTCCTCGAGGGCCTGCTGCGGGTCGGCGCGTACGCGCTCGTGATGATCCCGGCCCAGTTGCTGGTCGCCCTCGTCGCCGCCCTCGTGCTCGACAGCCTGACGACCTGGGTCTCGAAGCTCTCGCGGCTGCTGATCTTCGCGCCGTACGCGATCCCGGTCGTCATCGGGGCGCTCATGTGGAGCTTCCTCTACAGCCCGCGCTTCGGGCCGGCGACCACCCTGTTCGACCTCGTCGGCCTCGACGCACCGAGCTTCCTGGCCCCCGACACGATCTTCGGCAGCCTCGTCAACATCGTGACCTGGCAGTGGTCGGGCTACTACATGGTCGTGATCTACGCAGCGCTCCGGTCGATCGACCCGTCGATCTACGAGGCCGCCCGCATCGACGGCGCGAACGGGTTCCAGACCGCCACCCGCATCAAGGTGCCGATGATCTCGTCGTCGATGGTCATGGTGATCACCTTCGCGCTCATCGGCACGCTCCAGTTCTTCACCGAACCCGTGGTGCTGCGCAACATCGCGCAGGGCGCGATCGACGCGGCGTACACGCCGAACATGTACGCGTACTCGCTCGCCTTCAGCTACAGCCAGTTCAACTACGCGTCGACGATCGCGTTCGCGCTCGGCATCCTCGTGTTCGCCGGCTCGTACCTGTTCCTCTTCCTCACGCGCAAGCAGAGCGGACTGAAGTGA
- a CDS encoding carbohydrate ABC transporter permease: MTTVTGMPSRTPRGPRGRSGREGGRRIGSHVFLIILAIYFVIPIWWLFVAATKNTSGLFSSPAFWFDDHFALFENIAGLFSQQNGIYWTWLGNSFLYAFAGGIGATILSILAGYGFAKYRFRGRGAVFGIILGSIMVPLTALVIPTFMLLSQYGLINTPWAVILPSLLSPFGVYLMRVYTQDAVPDEMLEAARIDGAGEIRTFFQVALPLLRPAIVTVLLLSVVGTWNNFFLPLAVLTDPNLLPVTVGLNRWTALSNAGAGGEQVWNLITTGAFISVLPLILSFLFLQRYWQGGLTIGSIK; this comes from the coding sequence ATGACGACGGTCACCGGCATGCCGAGTCGCACCCCGCGCGGACCCCGTGGACGCTCCGGCCGCGAGGGCGGCCGCCGCATCGGGTCGCACGTCTTCCTGATCATCCTCGCGATCTACTTCGTCATCCCGATCTGGTGGCTCTTCGTCGCCGCGACGAAGAACACCTCGGGGCTCTTCTCGAGCCCGGCGTTCTGGTTCGACGACCACTTCGCGCTGTTCGAGAACATCGCGGGCCTGTTCAGCCAGCAGAACGGAATCTACTGGACCTGGCTCGGCAACTCGTTCCTGTACGCCTTCGCGGGCGGCATCGGTGCCACGATCCTGTCGATCCTCGCCGGCTACGGCTTCGCGAAGTACCGCTTCCGCGGCCGCGGCGCGGTGTTCGGCATCATCCTCGGCTCGATCATGGTGCCGCTGACCGCGCTCGTCATCCCGACGTTCATGCTGCTGAGCCAGTACGGCCTGATCAACACCCCGTGGGCGGTGATCCTGCCGAGCCTGCTGAGCCCGTTCGGCGTGTACCTGATGCGCGTCTACACGCAGGACGCGGTGCCCGACGAGATGCTCGAGGCGGCGCGCATCGACGGCGCTGGGGAGATCCGCACGTTCTTCCAGGTTGCGCTTCCGCTGCTGCGGCCCGCGATCGTCACGGTGCTGCTGCTCTCGGTCGTCGGCACGTGGAACAACTTCTTCCTGCCGCTCGCCGTGCTCACCGACCCGAACCTGCTGCCCGTGACCGTCGGCCTCAACCGGTGGACGGCGCTGTCGAACGCCGGCGCCGGCGGCGAGCAGGTGTGGAACCTGATCACCACGGGTGCCTTCATCTCGGTGCTGCCGCTGATCCTCTCCTTCCTCTTCCTCCAGCGCTACTGGCAGGGCGGTCTCACGATCGGCTCGATCAAGTAG
- a CDS encoding alpha-N-arabinofuranosidase — translation MSAARLTVDPHFAVGRIDRRVFGGFVEHLGRHVYDGIYEPGHELADADGFRTDVIDLVKELGVSTIRYPGGNFVSGFRWEDSVGPREERPRRLDLAWHSTETNEVGMHEFADWLDKVGSDLMLAVNLGTRGTLEALDLLEYSNLSGGTALSQRRIDNGRTDAFGVKMWCLGNEMDGPWQLGHRSADDYGKIASQTAKAMRQLDPSVELVVCGSSSAHMPTFGEWERVVLTHTYDDVDYISCHAYYEERDGDLGSFLASAVDMDHFIESVVATADHVKAVNGSSKTINISFDEWNVWYIERFHGVDKISGIDNWPVAPRLLEDVYSVADAVVFGNLMISLLKHADRVTSASLAQLVNVIAPIMTEPGGIAWRQTTFFPFSITSRLAQGEALELKLDAPTYETKAYGEVPLVDAVATHDADAGQAAVFLVNRSQTEAITVTVDLVGLDGLGIRETLLLADDDVYAKNTLDEPERVGVRANESAALDGGTLTVTLPPVSWTAVGLG, via the coding sequence ATGTCTGCAGCACGCCTGACCGTCGACCCGCACTTCGCGGTGGGCCGCATCGATCGCCGCGTCTTCGGCGGGTTCGTCGAGCACCTCGGCCGCCACGTCTACGACGGGATCTACGAGCCCGGCCACGAACTGGCGGATGCCGACGGCTTCCGCACCGACGTCATCGACCTGGTCAAGGAGCTCGGCGTCTCGACGATCCGCTATCCGGGCGGCAACTTCGTGTCGGGCTTCCGCTGGGAGGACTCCGTCGGCCCGCGCGAGGAGCGCCCGCGCCGCCTCGACCTCGCGTGGCACTCGACCGAGACCAACGAGGTCGGCATGCACGAGTTCGCCGACTGGCTCGACAAGGTCGGCAGCGACCTGATGCTCGCCGTCAACCTCGGCACCCGCGGCACGCTCGAGGCCCTGGACCTCCTGGAGTACTCGAACCTCAGTGGCGGAACGGCGCTCTCGCAGCGCCGCATCGACAACGGCCGCACCGATGCGTTCGGCGTGAAGATGTGGTGCCTCGGCAACGAGATGGACGGTCCGTGGCAGCTCGGCCACCGCTCGGCCGACGACTACGGCAAGATCGCGAGCCAGACCGCGAAGGCGATGCGCCAGCTCGACCCGTCGGTCGAACTCGTCGTCTGCGGGTCGTCGAGCGCGCACATGCCGACGTTCGGCGAGTGGGAGCGCGTCGTGCTCACGCACACGTACGACGACGTCGACTACATCTCGTGCCACGCGTACTACGAGGAGCGCGACGGCGACCTCGGCTCGTTCCTCGCGTCGGCGGTCGACATGGACCACTTCATCGAGTCGGTCGTCGCGACGGCCGACCACGTGAAGGCCGTCAACGGCAGCTCGAAGACGATCAACATCTCGTTCGACGAGTGGAACGTCTGGTACATCGAGCGGTTCCACGGGGTCGACAAGATCTCCGGCATCGACAACTGGCCGGTCGCGCCCCGCCTGCTCGAAGACGTCTACTCGGTCGCCGACGCCGTCGTCTTCGGCAACCTGATGATCTCGCTGCTCAAGCACGCCGACCGGGTCACGAGCGCGTCGCTCGCGCAGCTCGTCAACGTCATCGCGCCCATCATGACCGAGCCGGGCGGCATCGCCTGGCGTCAGACGACCTTCTTCCCGTTCTCGATCACCTCCCGGCTCGCACAGGGCGAGGCGCTCGAGTTGAAGCTCGACGCGCCGACCTACGAGACGAAGGCGTACGGCGAGGTGCCGCTCGTCGACGCGGTCGCCACGCACGACGCGGATGCCGGCCAGGCGGCCGTGTTCCTCGTGAACCGCTCGCAGACCGAGGCGATCACGGTCACGGTCGACCTCGTCGGGCTCGACGGCCTGGGCATCCGCGAGACGCTCCTGCTGGCCGACGACGACGTGTACGCGAAGAACACGCTCGACGAGCCCGAGCGGGTCGGCGTGCGGGCGAACGAGTCGGCCGCGCTCGACGGGGGCACGCTCACCGTGACCCTGCCGCCCGTCTCGTGGACCGCGGTCGGCCTCGGGTGA
- a CDS encoding arabinan endo-1,5-alpha-L-arabinosidase, which yields MHRRRGAGRGTARAVGALIASAALAALAALSGCAPQGARDLTGDLTAHDPALARDGDTWYVYSTGSETSGDGNIQIRSSDDGADWVSRGTVWDEQPDWLADAVPGVKNLWAPELVEHDGTWYLYYSASTFGKNRSVIALATNTTLDPDDPDSEWVDRGEVIASSTSDDFNAIDAGVATDEDGRPWMAFGSFWSGIRMVPLEWPSGLRADDAEPLHLVDRGAPPNAVEAPYLVEHDGDWFLFVSRDSCCQGLDSTYSIAVGRADEITGPYLDRDGTPMLLDGYEPVLEASGDRIGPGGQSVYGDTMALHYYDARLDGAHQLALVPLRWDADGWPVVEW from the coding sequence GTGCACCGGCGGAGGGGCGCCGGGAGGGGGACCGCGAGGGCCGTCGGAGCGCTGATCGCGTCGGCGGCCCTCGCGGCACTCGCCGCGCTCTCCGGCTGTGCTCCCCAGGGTGCCCGCGACCTCACCGGCGACCTCACGGCGCACGACCCGGCCCTCGCCCGTGACGGCGACACCTGGTACGTCTACTCGACGGGGTCGGAGACGAGCGGCGACGGCAACATCCAGATCCGCTCGTCCGACGACGGCGCGGACTGGGTGTCGCGCGGCACCGTGTGGGACGAGCAGCCCGACTGGCTCGCTGACGCGGTCCCGGGTGTCAAGAACCTGTGGGCGCCCGAACTCGTCGAGCACGACGGCACCTGGTACCTGTACTACTCGGCCTCGACGTTCGGGAAGAACCGCTCGGTCATCGCGCTCGCGACGAACACCACGCTCGATCCCGACGACCCCGACTCCGAGTGGGTCGATCGCGGTGAGGTGATCGCCTCGTCGACGTCGGACGACTTCAACGCGATCGACGCGGGCGTCGCGACCGACGAGGACGGACGGCCGTGGATGGCGTTCGGCTCGTTCTGGAGCGGCATCCGCATGGTCCCGCTCGAATGGCCGAGCGGGCTTCGGGCCGACGACGCCGAGCCGTTGCACCTCGTCGACCGGGGCGCGCCGCCCAACGCGGTCGAGGCGCCCTACCTCGTCGAGCACGACGGCGACTGGTTCCTGTTCGTCTCGCGCGACTCGTGCTGCCAGGGCCTCGACAGCACGTACTCGATCGCGGTCGGCCGCGCCGACGAGATCACGGGGCCCTACCTCGACCGCGACGGCACCCCGATGCTGCTCGACGGGTACGAGCCCGTGCTCGAGGCATCCGGCGACCGGATCGGGCCCGGCGGGCAATCGGTGTACGGCGACACGATGGCGCTGCACTACTACGACGCGCGGCTCGACGGCGCGCACCAGCTCGCGCTCGTGCCGCTGCGATGGGATGCCGACGGCTGGCCGGTCGTCGAGTGGTGA